A genomic segment from Alteribacillus bidgolensis encodes:
- the recU gene encoding Holliday junction resolvase RecU, which yields MAFRYPSGKKYAASSASTISSTNKSFGNRGMSLEQDLNETNIYYQSTGQCVIHKKPTPVQIVNVDYPKRSAAKITEAYFKQPSTTDYNGIYRGKYIDFEAKETRNKTSFPFNNIHVHQAEHMKAVMKHEGIAFLIIRFSKHNQTYLYDASHFSWWYFEQSDRKSIPKDDIERDGHLIPEGYAPRLDYLSTIDKIYF from the coding sequence ATGGCCTTTCGTTATCCTAGCGGAAAAAAATATGCAGCTTCCTCTGCTTCTACAATCAGCTCCACTAATAAAAGCTTTGGAAATAGGGGGATGTCTTTAGAACAAGATTTAAATGAAACGAATATATATTATCAATCGACAGGTCAATGTGTAATACATAAAAAACCGACCCCTGTCCAAATTGTCAACGTTGATTATCCAAAAAGGAGTGCGGCCAAAATAACCGAAGCATACTTCAAGCAGCCTTCCACCACCGATTATAATGGTATTTACCGGGGAAAATATATTGATTTTGAAGCAAAAGAAACGAGAAATAAAACGTCTTTTCCGTTTAACAATATTCATGTTCATCAAGCAGAACACATGAAAGCTGTCATGAAACACGAAGGGATTGCTTTTCTTATTATACGTTTTTCTAAACATAATCAAACATACCTTTACGATGCTTCTCATTTTAGCTGGTGGTATTTTGAACAATCGGACCGAAAATCAATCCCTAAGGACGATATTGAAAGAGACGGTCATTTAATTCCAGAAGGGTATGCCCCCCGCTTAGATTACCTTTCCACGATCGATAAAATTTATTTTTAG
- a CDS encoding DUF370 domain-containing protein — translation MSDKPVNLGFGNMMPPERIVSIVSSDSAPTKRLIQEARERKMLIDVTNGRKTRSIILADSDHVLLSAIQPETVAQRLHDNTEDEE, via the coding sequence ATGAGTGATAAGCCGGTTAATCTTGGATTTGGAAATATGATGCCACCAGAAAGAATTGTATCTATTGTCAGCTCTGATTCTGCTCCAACTAAACGTCTCATTCAGGAAGCAAGAGAAAGAAAAATGCTTATTGATGTAACAAACGGCAGAAAAACGAGAAGTATTATTTTAGCTGATAGTGACCATGTCCTTCTTTCCGCTATTCAGCCGGAAACGGTTGCTCAACGACTGCATGACAATACCGAAGATGAAGAATAA
- a CDS encoding helix-turn-helix domain-containing protein, which yields MKEKLYKTKDVADQLNVSAGTVLKWVKKHDIPYSVNQYGHYCFEEKHLPLFNEIKEQNRQLNSTNTKKEPPVTTNVLTERITNMEDKIKILERMVSSKADDIVSFQLMEHRKEIRSVNKQLQKIEDRLYKLEDKKETWAMTELEKQTKKDKRVLTSILSAMRIM from the coding sequence ATGAAAGAAAAATTATATAAAACGAAAGATGTGGCGGATCAATTAAATGTTTCTGCTGGAACCGTTTTAAAATGGGTGAAAAAGCACGACATTCCTTATTCAGTTAATCAATACGGCCACTATTGTTTTGAAGAAAAACACCTCCCTTTATTTAATGAAATTAAAGAACAAAACCGCCAGCTCAACTCTACAAATACAAAAAAAGAACCTCCTGTCACTACAAATGTTCTTACGGAAAGAATAACGAATATGGAAGATAAGATTAAAATATTAGAAAGGATGGTTTCTAGTAAAGCTGATGACATTGTATCTTTTCAATTAATGGAACATCGAAAAGAGATAAGATCTGTAAACAAGCAGCTGCAAAAAATTGAGGACAGACTGTACAAGCTAGAGGATAAAAAGGAAACTTGGGCAATGACTGAGCTGGAGAAACAGACTAAAAAAGATAAACGGGTTTTAACTAGTATTCTCTCTGCAATGAGAATCATGTAA
- a CDS encoding YppE family protein, whose product MLKEIKNKLYERTEELRKLNNEALQSYVKIKEDKENTPDFYECVKPFADKVKACADEWKPLAEQWIIEDKPDYFYIKQMEDTHENLLISSVLAFQTDTKEKRFREMIQSIDYILTGITNQLK is encoded by the coding sequence ATGCTTAAAGAGATTAAAAACAAGCTTTATGAGCGGACAGAGGAACTGAGGAAGCTTAACAATGAAGCACTTCAGTCATATGTGAAAATAAAAGAAGATAAGGAGAATACTCCTGATTTTTATGAATGTGTGAAGCCTTTTGCTGATAAAGTTAAAGCCTGTGCTGATGAGTGGAAGCCTTTAGCGGAACAGTGGATAATAGAAGACAAGCCTGATTATTTTTATATAAAACAAATGGAAGATACCCATGAAAATCTGCTTATTTCTTCTGTGCTGGCCTTTCAAACTGATACGAAAGAAAAAAGGTTTCGTGAAATGATACAGTCTATTGATTACATTTTGACAGGAATAACAAATCAATTAAAATAA
- a CDS encoding sulfurtransferase: MRYLVTSGWLEQQLNKKEYRVVDCRFHLDAPNKGRDLYKEGHIPGSVYFDLEKDMSGEEENHGGRHPLPDMNDFAEKLSNCGIDKSTKVVAYDDQGGAMAARFWWMLMFLGHKDVYVLDRPFSVWKEEERPVEQHIPTYEPKVFLPEIEPRLLVHLEEVKLVLQDKTAALIDARDEDRFKGKRDNIDGIAGHIPGARHYFWKNVLDESGKWRDRNKLKTYFKDLPKEDDIFSYCGSGVTACVNVLALKEAGYENARLYAGSWSDWITYDDLPIETDKEN; the protein is encoded by the coding sequence ATGCGTTATCTTGTAACTTCAGGGTGGCTAGAACAACAGTTGAACAAAAAGGAATATAGAGTGGTTGATTGTCGGTTTCATTTAGATGCCCCCAATAAAGGAAGGGACCTCTATAAAGAAGGGCATATCCCAGGATCAGTTTACTTTGATTTAGAAAAGGATATGTCTGGTGAAGAAGAAAATCATGGAGGCCGCCACCCGCTGCCAGATATGAATGACTTTGCGGAAAAGTTATCTAATTGTGGGATAGACAAAAGCACTAAAGTAGTAGCGTATGATGATCAAGGTGGTGCAATGGCAGCCAGGTTTTGGTGGATGCTTATGTTTTTAGGACACAAAGATGTTTATGTGTTAGACCGGCCATTCTCTGTATGGAAGGAAGAAGAAAGACCGGTAGAACAGCACATACCAACCTATGAGCCAAAAGTATTCCTGCCTGAAATCGAGCCGCGTTTGCTCGTTCATTTAGAAGAAGTTAAGCTGGTACTGCAAGATAAGACTGCTGCTCTTATCGATGCAAGAGATGAAGATCGCTTTAAAGGAAAGCGTGACAATATAGATGGTATTGCTGGACATATCCCAGGAGCACGGCATTATTTTTGGAAGAACGTGTTGGATGAAAGTGGAAAGTGGAGAGACAGAAATAAATTAAAGACTTATTTTAAAGATCTGCCTAAAGAAGATGATATTTTCTCCTATTGCGGCTCAGGGGTAACTGCTTGTGTTAATGTACTTGCTTTAAAAGAGGCAGGGTATGAAAATGCGAGACTATATGCCGGAAGCTGGAGTGATTGGATAACGTATGATGATCTCCCTATTGAAACAGATAAAGAAAATTAA
- a CDS encoding ABC1 kinase family protein, with the protein MALTRGLKHANRYRKIAATLARHGFGYILQEVGLFHILSLPKRLAADSKDVNTHSIGKRVRLVVEELGPTFIKLGQLISTRKDIFPPSIIEELEKLQDEVPPFPFEYSKQIIENDLSCSLNDVFSHFCEEPLAAASIGQVHYAVLHDGREAAVKVSRPNIKEIMEKDIDILRDLAKLFTQRFHWARYYRLQDIIEEYVDAIRDEVDYYVEARNTEKMKNNMAGFSKIEIPDVLEDYSSRRILTMSFSRGVKLSELRDTKKDFNKKGLARTLTDSFLHQVLVNGFFHSDPHPGNIIFTGYDTAAFIDFGQIGRLNKAMRKQFINYIIAMTKKQPDLVASAIYDMADIPNAIDDDQFAEDVEYLLFKYYDRPFNEVRIGEAINDIFSTAHRYEIQIYKEYTMLAKAIITLESVVEHLDPELSIVEVAEPYGRMLAKERLNPKTKVSEWLKEGQKQKEYLLDIPRELRAALEKLNNSHVGVEMKIPKINIFLNKLDRISNRLSFSIILLAFSIIMVGLIIGSTFGDSSSPLVRLPVIEISFIATFLMFLWLLYAIFKSGRF; encoded by the coding sequence ATGGCTTTAACCCGTGGACTAAAACATGCTAACCGTTACCGAAAAATTGCTGCCACACTAGCCCGGCACGGATTTGGCTATATATTACAAGAAGTTGGACTATTTCATATATTATCCCTCCCTAAAAGACTAGCCGCTGACTCTAAAGATGTTAATACTCACTCGATAGGAAAAAGAGTCCGGCTAGTTGTTGAAGAGTTAGGCCCTACCTTTATAAAATTAGGGCAGCTTATAAGCACTAGAAAAGACATTTTTCCTCCTTCGATCATTGAAGAATTAGAAAAACTTCAAGATGAAGTTCCACCGTTTCCCTTTGAATATAGTAAACAAATTATTGAAAATGATCTAAGCTGCTCATTAAATGATGTATTTTCACACTTTTGTGAAGAACCTCTAGCTGCAGCATCTATTGGCCAAGTCCATTATGCAGTCCTCCATGATGGACGTGAAGCTGCAGTAAAAGTTTCTAGACCGAATATTAAAGAAATAATGGAAAAAGATATTGATATTCTTCGCGACCTAGCCAAATTGTTTACTCAAAGATTTCATTGGGCACGTTACTACCGGCTGCAAGATATTATTGAAGAATATGTGGATGCTATTCGTGACGAAGTCGATTATTATGTAGAAGCAAGAAATACTGAGAAAATGAAAAATAATATGGCCGGCTTTTCAAAAATTGAAATACCTGATGTATTAGAAGACTATTCTAGCCGGCGTATATTGACAATGTCATTTTCACGAGGAGTTAAACTGTCTGAACTTAGAGATACAAAAAAAGATTTTAATAAGAAAGGACTTGCTCGTACATTAACCGATTCCTTTTTGCACCAAGTTTTAGTGAACGGATTTTTTCATAGTGATCCTCACCCTGGGAATATTATTTTCACGGGATATGATACAGCAGCCTTTATTGATTTTGGGCAGATTGGCCGCTTGAACAAAGCAATGAGAAAACAATTTATTAATTACATTATTGCTATGACAAAAAAACAGCCAGACCTTGTAGCTAGTGCTATTTATGATATGGCAGACATCCCTAATGCTATTGATGATGATCAATTTGCAGAAGATGTTGAATATCTGTTATTTAAGTATTACGACCGGCCTTTTAATGAGGTTCGTATTGGTGAAGCAATTAATGATATTTTTTCCACGGCTCACCGATATGAAATTCAAATTTATAAAGAGTACACGATGCTTGCCAAAGCCATTATTACTCTTGAAAGCGTAGTAGAACATCTTGATCCAGAGCTTAGTATTGTAGAAGTAGCGGAGCCTTATGGAAGGATGCTGGCAAAAGAAAGATTAAATCCGAAAACAAAGGTAAGTGAATGGCTAAAAGAAGGCCAGAAACAAAAAGAATACTTATTAGACATTCCACGCGAGTTACGCGCTGCTCTTGAAAAATTAAACAACAGCCATGTTGGTGTGGAAATGAAAATCCCAAAAATCAATATCTTTCTTAATAAGTTAGACAGAATCAGTAACCGGCTTTCCTTTAGTATAATCTTGTTAGCATTCAGCATTATTATGGTTGGATTAATTATTGGATCTACTTTCGGCGATTCGTCATCACCGCTTGTCCGTTTACCTGTCATCGAAATCAGCTTTATAGCTACATTTTTAATGTTTCTGTGGCTTTTATACGCTATATTTAAATCAGGGAGATTTTAG
- a CDS encoding phasin family protein, protein MNEMLKKGFFLGLGAAAYGKEKIQNYVDDLVTKGKITPREAEQWKEEFIQKGRDTEMEWSNQAKEKMQESFKEMGLATAKDVEVLEKKLQELEQKLEFNLTNSFKENKE, encoded by the coding sequence ATGAATGAAATGCTTAAAAAAGGTTTTTTTCTAGGTTTAGGGGCAGCAGCCTATGGCAAAGAAAAGATACAAAACTATGTTGATGATCTCGTGACGAAAGGAAAAATTACTCCTCGTGAAGCAGAACAATGGAAAGAGGAGTTCATTCAAAAAGGCCGCGACACAGAAATGGAATGGTCTAACCAAGCCAAAGAAAAAATGCAGGAATCTTTTAAAGAAATGGGATTAGCAACTGCAAAAGATGTAGAAGTATTAGAAAAAAAACTTCAAGAGTTAGAACAAAAATTAGAATTCAACTTAACAAATTCTTTTAAGGAAAACAAGGAATGA
- the ilvA gene encoding threonine ammonia-lyase IlvA — protein MGKIHIEDIIIANQTLKDVVTHTPLQKNQVLSERYDANVYLKREDLQVVRSFKIRGAFHVMHSLPKESMENGVVCASAGNHAQGVAYSCKALQVKGKIFMPTTTPRQKVEQVKLFGKEFVEVILTGDTFDDAYLQANSYGEKNDMAFIHPFNNEKIIAGQGTVGMEIMNDIEEAIDYLFCSIGGGGLISGIGTYIKSISPNTKIIGTEPAGAPGMKESLARNEVVELDKIDKFVDGAAVKRVGDIPYEVCQSVIDDISLVPEGKICTTILELYNENALVAEPAGAMPISALDFYKEEIKGKTVVCVVSGGNNDIGRMEEMREKSLRYEGLQHYFIIDFPQRAGALREFLHEVLGPDDDITRFEYAKKNNKSNGPALVGIELTDNKDYLPLIDRMQKKGFHYNEINKEESLFNFLI, from the coding sequence ATGGGTAAGATTCATATTGAAGACATCATTATAGCGAATCAGACACTAAAAGATGTTGTAACACATACACCTTTGCAAAAAAACCAAGTGTTATCGGAGCGTTATGATGCTAATGTTTATTTAAAAAGAGAAGATTTACAGGTCGTTCGTTCTTTTAAAATTAGAGGAGCCTTTCATGTCATGCATAGTCTTCCAAAGGAAAGTATGGAAAATGGTGTAGTATGTGCTAGTGCTGGGAACCATGCTCAGGGAGTTGCTTATTCGTGTAAAGCTCTTCAAGTTAAAGGGAAAATCTTTATGCCTACGACAACGCCTCGTCAAAAAGTCGAACAGGTAAAATTGTTTGGAAAAGAATTTGTAGAAGTTATTTTGACGGGGGATACTTTTGATGATGCGTATCTACAAGCAAATTCTTACGGTGAAAAAAACGATATGGCTTTTATCCATCCCTTTAATAACGAGAAAATCATTGCCGGACAGGGAACAGTGGGGATGGAAATTATGAATGATATAGAAGAGGCGATTGATTATTTGTTTTGTTCAATTGGAGGAGGAGGGCTGATATCTGGAATCGGCACGTATATAAAGTCCATTTCTCCCAATACAAAAATTATCGGGACAGAACCTGCAGGCGCTCCGGGAATGAAAGAATCACTCGCTCGTAATGAAGTAGTAGAACTTGATAAAATTGATAAATTTGTAGATGGTGCTGCTGTTAAGAGAGTAGGGGATATTCCATATGAAGTATGTCAATCTGTAATAGACGATATTTCTCTTGTGCCGGAAGGGAAAATTTGTACTACGATACTCGAGTTATATAATGAAAATGCTTTAGTCGCAGAACCAGCTGGTGCTATGCCTATTTCAGCACTCGATTTTTATAAAGAGGAGATCAAAGGAAAAACAGTTGTTTGCGTTGTAAGTGGTGGAAACAATGATATTGGAAGAATGGAAGAAATGAGAGAAAAATCTCTCCGCTACGAAGGGCTGCAGCATTATTTTATTATTGATTTTCCCCAAAGGGCTGGTGCACTAAGAGAATTTCTTCATGAAGTTTTGGGACCAGACGATGATATTACAAGGTTTGAATATGCGAAAAAAAATAATAAATCAAACGGCCCGGCTTTAGTTGGTATTGAATTGACCGACAATAAAGATTATCTGCCTTTAATTGATCGCATGCAGAAAAAAGGTTTCCATTACAATGAAATAAATAAAGAAGAAAGCCTGTTTAATTTTCTTATTTAA
- a CDS encoding DUF3891 family protein produces MIVNEYKSYFEMIPQHEHARISYEILKNWGDRSVEKSSVWEALLLAVREHDRAWIPLDASPIMNKEQNKPYSFTDYPEKEKITAYQQGIQTVVKKNAYSGLLNSLHYASFFKNNTSKKAVSFLKEEEKRQEKLRELQTHSEESFHLRLLQFCDDLSLYACMNDPGAREDEEISWFKNGFRHTFEFLDYKTIQAQFISTNEIQLTPFPLRSPLKVTIHGKAVKKTVIAEENVDAAFQSGEEAVRNFSFVP; encoded by the coding sequence ATGATTGTAAATGAGTATAAATCTTACTTTGAAATGATACCTCAGCATGAGCATGCCAGAATATCTTATGAAATATTAAAAAACTGGGGTGATCGCTCAGTAGAAAAGAGTTCAGTATGGGAGGCTCTCCTGCTTGCAGTACGAGAACATGACAGGGCGTGGATACCGCTTGATGCCAGCCCAATAATGAATAAAGAACAAAATAAACCATATTCTTTTACGGATTACCCTGAAAAAGAAAAAATAACCGCTTATCAGCAGGGGATACAGACAGTGGTTAAAAAGAATGCGTACAGCGGATTGCTTAATAGTTTACATTATGCATCTTTTTTTAAAAACAATACATCAAAAAAAGCTGTATCATTTTTAAAAGAAGAAGAAAAACGGCAGGAGAAATTACGTGAATTACAAACACATTCTGAGGAATCTTTTCATCTAAGGCTGCTGCAATTTTGTGATGATCTGTCTTTATATGCGTGTATGAATGATCCGGGAGCTAGGGAAGACGAAGAAATAAGCTGGTTTAAAAACGGCTTTCGACATACTTTCGAATTTCTTGACTATAAAACGATTCAGGCACAGTTCATCTCCACAAATGAAATTCAACTCACCCCTTTTCCTCTTCGTTCACCGCTAAAAGTAACCATTCACGGAAAGGCTGTGAAAAAAACGGTGATAGCAGAAGAAAACGTGGATGCAGCTTTTCAATCGGGAGAAGAGGCAGTAAGAAATTTTAGCTTCGTACCTTGA
- a CDS encoding type 1 glutamine amidotransferase domain-containing protein encodes MQLSQTRIIALVDEDFEDLELWVPVMRLREEGAEVVLTGKEKGKTYHGKYGVPAEAQAGFSDINPEDFDGILVPGGWAPDKLRRFDEVIDMVKHMDANKKIIGQICHAGWVLISADVLQGKKVTSTPGIKDDMKNAGSIWSDEAVVVDGHLISSRRPPDIPEYGRELVKAFLNQ; translated from the coding sequence ATGCAATTATCACAAACACGAATTATTGCACTAGTAGATGAGGATTTTGAAGATTTAGAGCTTTGGGTGCCTGTAATGCGTCTAAGAGAAGAAGGAGCAGAGGTGGTGTTAACGGGTAAAGAAAAAGGAAAAACCTACCACGGAAAGTACGGTGTACCTGCTGAAGCACAAGCTGGTTTTTCCGATATTAATCCTGAGGATTTCGACGGCATTTTAGTTCCGGGGGGCTGGGCTCCAGATAAGCTGAGACGTTTTGATGAAGTAATCGATATGGTAAAACATATGGATGCCAACAAAAAAATTATCGGTCAAATCTGCCATGCAGGCTGGGTTTTAATATCAGCTGATGTGTTACAAGGCAAAAAAGTAACAAGCACTCCGGGTATTAAAGATGATATGAAAAACGCCGGTTCTATTTGGAGTGACGAAGCAGTTGTAGTGGACGGCCATCTCATCTCAAGCCGCCGGCCGCCGGACATTCCTGAATATGGAAGAGAGTTAGTAAAAGCTTTTCTTAACCAGTAG
- a CDS encoding thioredoxin family protein, with protein MIEKNEKQIFHMKASGEPFVLFLYSPLCGTCKKAEQMMFALENVYDSMLFVKANINTIPSFVRKEKIKSIPCLQVVQNKNTVKTIYAFHSIPSLVERLHPIIEKRHADHE; from the coding sequence ATGATTGAAAAAAATGAAAAGCAAATCTTTCATATGAAAGCAAGCGGAGAGCCCTTTGTATTATTTCTTTATTCCCCGTTATGTGGAACATGTAAGAAAGCTGAGCAAATGATGTTTGCATTAGAAAACGTATATGATAGCATGCTTTTTGTAAAAGCAAATATAAATACGATTCCTTCCTTCGTGAGAAAAGAAAAAATAAAAAGTATTCCATGTTTACAAGTTGTGCAAAACAAAAATACTGTAAAAACAATCTATGCGTTTCATTCCATCCCTTCGCTAGTTGAACGGCTGCACCCTATTATAGAAAAGCGTCATGCTGATCATGAATAG
- a CDS encoding TlpA disulfide reductase family protein, producing the protein MIAPSFELKDMFTDQTVPLHAYKGKPLMLTFWASWCPDSQIDLSQKQRFYDYLDTHQLGFLTINVTGREGKEENAKEFIEKEGYTFPVLLDNGTNTYDCYQCMGVPTTFILDADQQIINRFNDKAAFLDIMKGMNQVISKK; encoded by the coding sequence TTGATTGCACCTTCCTTCGAATTAAAGGATATGTTTACAGACCAAACCGTTCCATTGCATGCCTATAAAGGTAAGCCTCTAATGCTTACTTTCTGGGCATCGTGGTGTCCGGATTCACAAATTGATTTATCTCAAAAACAAAGGTTTTATGATTATCTCGATACACATCAACTTGGATTTTTAACGATAAACGTTACCGGAAGAGAGGGAAAAGAAGAAAATGCAAAAGAGTTCATAGAAAAAGAAGGCTACACCTTCCCTGTACTATTAGATAATGGCACAAATACGTACGATTGTTACCAGTGTATGGGAGTTCCTACTACCTTTATTCTTGATGCAGATCAACAAATTATCAATCGCTTTAACGACAAAGCAGCATTTTTAGATATTATGAAAGGAATGAATCAAGTCATAAGCAAAAAATAA
- a CDS encoding metallophosphoesterase family protein has protein sequence MKVALLSDIHGNARALKAVLNDLKDKKVDKMYILGDLCYRGPEPKNALETVRSSPAKVLKGNADEWVVRGVLKNEVPDNALALMNQERDWTLERLSQEDVNYLSRLPESFLESFSDSVIMHAFHATPTSLFDVVTADHSDKKLEEKLSFHTKANIIVYGHIHTPFIKTIGDKTFINTGSVGLPFDGDPRPSYVLLHIEDDAFSASIHRVSYDLQRVLNQYDANDYPNSEQMKAVVKQGKKP, from the coding sequence GTGAAAGTTGCTCTATTATCAGACATACACGGAAATGCCCGAGCTTTAAAAGCGGTACTCAATGACCTAAAAGATAAAAAAGTAGACAAAATGTATATACTCGGTGATTTGTGCTACAGAGGTCCAGAACCAAAAAACGCTTTAGAGACTGTGCGTTCCTCTCCTGCTAAAGTATTAAAAGGTAATGCAGACGAATGGGTAGTGCGCGGTGTTTTAAAAAACGAAGTCCCAGATAATGCTCTGGCTTTGATGAATCAAGAACGCGACTGGACGCTGGAACGACTATCACAAGAAGATGTAAACTATTTAAGCCGACTTCCTGAATCATTTTTAGAGAGTTTTAGTGATTCTGTAATCATGCATGCTTTCCATGCTACGCCAACAAGCTTATTTGATGTAGTTACTGCGGACCATTCAGATAAAAAATTAGAAGAAAAACTATCGTTTCACACAAAGGCAAACATTATTGTTTACGGGCACATCCATACTCCATTTATAAAAACAATCGGGGATAAAACCTTTATTAACACAGGCAGTGTTGGCCTTCCTTTTGATGGTGATCCGCGCCCCTCTTATGTACTTCTTCACATAGAAGATGATGCTTTTTCTGCCTCTATACATCGGGTGTCTTATGATCTGCAAAGAGTTTTAAATCAATATGATGCTAATGATTATCCAAATAGTGAACAAATGAAAGCAGTAGTAAAACAGGGAAAAAAGCCTTAA
- a CDS encoding conserved virulence factor C family protein — protein sequence MKIVSIEPTPSPNTMKLILDESLPSGKSNNYSAKNIKDAPDFIQPILEIEGVTGVYHVADFMAVERHPKSDWKALLPKVRQVFGEEDVEEDRQSNEQGEAFGEVQIQVQAFKGIPMQLKITTADEEKRQGLPERFQEAAFAAQTENDNVVMQRKWEDHGVRYGNDLESIGKEVAEEIAAAYPKERLDRLVNMSLTGEKQVQKNASRYIKVTLDMLDDPDWKNRYAALEQMDPKEEDLPVLEKALQDEKSSVRRLAVVYLGMIEKPIVLPLLRQAMQDKSVTVRRTAGDCFSDIGDTAGVPAMIDALKDKNKLVRWRAAMFLYEVGDETAVDPLREAANDPEFEVALQAKMALERIEGGEEAKGSVWKQMTEKMAEGRNNG from the coding sequence ATGAAAATTGTATCTATAGAACCTACACCAAGTCCTAATACAATGAAGTTAATATTAGATGAATCCTTGCCTTCAGGGAAAAGCAACAATTATTCTGCTAAAAACATAAAGGATGCTCCTGATTTTATTCAGCCAATTTTAGAGATTGAGGGTGTAACGGGAGTATATCATGTCGCAGACTTTATGGCAGTGGAGAGGCATCCTAAATCAGATTGGAAAGCGCTTCTTCCCAAAGTTCGGCAAGTTTTTGGAGAAGAAGATGTTGAAGAAGACCGGCAGTCCAATGAGCAGGGAGAAGCATTTGGTGAAGTGCAGATTCAAGTTCAGGCTTTTAAAGGAATACCGATGCAATTAAAAATAACAACTGCAGATGAAGAAAAAAGACAAGGACTGCCAGAAAGGTTTCAGGAGGCAGCTTTTGCTGCGCAAACAGAGAATGACAATGTAGTTATGCAAAGAAAATGGGAAGATCATGGTGTACGGTATGGAAATGATTTAGAGTCGATCGGTAAGGAAGTAGCAGAAGAAATAGCAGCAGCCTATCCGAAAGAAAGACTTGATCGTCTCGTGAACATGTCGCTAACAGGTGAAAAACAGGTTCAAAAAAATGCCAGCCGTTACATTAAAGTTACATTAGACATGCTAGATGATCCGGATTGGAAAAACCGTTATGCAGCACTAGAACAAATGGACCCTAAAGAAGAAGATCTTCCAGTGCTTGAGAAAGCTTTACAAGATGAAAAATCTTCAGTTAGACGTCTTGCGGTTGTATACCTTGGAATGATTGAAAAACCAATTGTATTACCGCTTCTTCGTCAGGCGATGCAAGATAAATCTGTAACGGTTAGAAGAACAGCAGGTGACTGCTTTTCTGACATTGGTGATACAGCCGGTGTTCCTGCAATGATTGATGCATTAAAAGATAAGAACAAACTTGTACGCTGGAGAGCGGCTATGTTTTTATATGAAGTAGGAGATGAAACAGCAGTAGACCCTCTTAGAGAAGCCGCAAATGATCCGGAATTTGAAGTAGCTTTACAAGCTAAAATGGCTCTTGAAAGAATAGAAGGCGGGGAAGAAGCTAAAGGTTCGGTTTGGAAACAAATGACAGAAAAAATGGCTGAAGGAAGAAATAATGGTTAA
- a CDS encoding PH domain-containing protein, with the protein MRGQPTHRISKKALSVWHLKGVISTGLLLIIPAALFFFSYRLQFPLFYVWISGILVAGYGLWNIVVLPKIRWSMWRYEVYDKEIELLRGVFIIRHTLIPMTRVQHVDTEQGPIYKKYGLTAVTISTAAGVHEIPALSEAVGSRLRDKIAYLAGTEESDE; encoded by the coding sequence GTGCGTGGTCAACCAACACATCGAATATCAAAAAAAGCTTTATCCGTGTGGCATTTAAAAGGAGTAATCTCAACCGGGCTTTTATTAATCATACCAGCTGCATTGTTTTTTTTCTCTTACAGACTTCAATTTCCGCTGTTTTATGTTTGGATAAGCGGAATACTTGTTGCTGGATATGGGCTGTGGAATATTGTTGTATTGCCAAAAATACGGTGGAGTATGTGGCGGTATGAAGTATATGACAAAGAGATAGAACTTCTGCGCGGGGTATTTATTATCCGACACACTCTTATTCCGATGACACGTGTTCAGCACGTCGATACGGAACAAGGTCCGATTTACAAAAAATATGGACTGACGGCGGTTACGATCTCTACCGCTGCTGGAGTTCATGAAATTCCTGCTTTGTCAGAAGCAGTTGGCAGCAGGCTGCGAGACAAAATTGCATATTTAGCAGGAACGGAGGAGAGCGATGAATAA